Sequence from the Bacillota bacterium genome:
TAGAGAATGAGGTGGTAGTGGTTATGGCACGAAAAATTAGAATTGGAGTGGTCTTTGGCGGCCGTTCCGGAGAGCATGAGGTGTCCCTAACGTCGGCTCGGTCGGTACTTAAGTATCTGGATCGGGAGCGGTATGAGGTGATCCCCATCGGGATCGACAAGGCCGGTCGCTGGTTGATGGGGGAAGGGGCCCTGCCCGCGCTGGAAAGCCGCCTTGATACCGACTTGCTTCCCGTTTCTCTCCTACCGGATCCCACCAGTCAGAAGCTGGTGAGCATCGATGAGGCCAAGATTTCCGAAGTGATCCAGGAGGAGCTGGACGTGATCTTCCCGGTACTCCACGGCACCTATGGAGAGGATGGCAGTATTCAAGGGCTCTTTGAACTGGCCAACATTGCCTATGTGGGCGCAGGGGTTACCGCTTCAGCAGTGGCCATGGACAAAGCGATGACCAAGGCCCTTTTGGAGGCCCATGGTCTGCCGCAGCTGCCCTATCTGGTGGTGTTGCGATGGCAATGGGAGACTCAGCCCGAGGAGGTCCTGGCCCGGGTCAAGGAGGAACTGGGCTTTCCCTGCTTCGTTAAACCCGCCAACCTGGGCTCCAGCGTTGGGATCAGCAAGGCCCATGATCGAGAAAGCCTTGAGGCGGCCATCAACTTGGCCTGTCAATTTGACCGGAAACTAGTGATTGAGCAAGGCGCTCCCCCCAGTCGAGAGGTGGAGTGTGCAGTTCTGGGTAATGACCACCCCAAGGCTTCGGTGTTGGGGGAGATTGTCCCCGATCGGGAGTTTTATGATTATGCCGCCAAGTATGAAGACAGTGACTCCCAATTGATTATCCCCGCCAGGATCAGTGAAAAGGCCACAGAGGAAGTACGTAATTTGGCATTGCAGGTCTACAAGGCAGTGGACTGCGCGGGTATGGCCCGGGTAGACTTTTTTGTCGGGATCGAGGACGAGAAGGTCTATGTCAATGAAATTAACACCATTCCCGGCTTTACCCCGATCAGCATGTTCCCCAAGCTCTGGGAAGTGTCGGGTCTGAGTTATCCCCAGCTTCTGGATCGATTGGTGGAGTTAGCTCTAGAGCGGCACCAGGACAAACAACGCAATCGCACCAGCTACCTAGACTGAGGACGGGGACCATGGCTAGGTGGGGGCAGGACAAGACTGTGGAATTGGCGAAGTGATGAATACCAGTCAATTCTACCCGGCGGATGTTGTGGTCTTTGCCGCGGCAAACGAGCTCTGATCAGAGGATGATTAGCTTGAATTCTGAGTGGACTTGGAATGTAAGGCAAAACACACGCCAAATCACGGTGCCGGAATCTCTCTTGCTTGACTACAAACAACGGGTTGGCCTTGATGGAGTGATCGTCTGGATCTATCTCCAGCTGTTGAGCCACACCCTGCAGCAGGGTGAAGCCGTTGATGTCCTCAGTTGGCTGCAGGATCAACTGGAGTGGGACAGTTTTCGGGTGCAGCAGGGCTTTTGCCTGTTGGTGGAAAACAACCTTGTCTCCGTGGAGGGACAGACCTGCACTCTGTTGTATCCCCAGGAGGCTCCCGGGGACGGGATGGAACAGGTTCCCCCCGACTTTCCCTCGGAGGCTGCGGTGCTGGAAGGACTTCCCGAAGGGCGCCTGCCCCAGACCAATTCCGGGGACCTGAGGCGGGAGGCCTTAGAGGCTGACGTGGCCGCGGTGGTGGATGTCTATGAAAAACGTTTAGGCACCTTGAGCCCGATGCAAAGGGCCAAACTGCGATTTTGGTTGGAGGCCAAGGGTGTAGCCGCCGATGTAATTGCCTATGCCGTGGACTATGTGACCAAGCGTAACTCCTTGGCTTCACTCCATACCATTGAACAACAATTGCGCCAGTGGTATGTTCAGGGTGTCAGGGATTTTCGGGGATTGTTAGAAATTTTGAGGACAGAAGAGTTGTAGAGGTGAGACTATGGCGGTAAGACCAAAGGACATAGAAGCTCCCCAGGAGCCGCTGACGGATCTGTCTGCGGAAAGGCGGGTCTTAGGGATCCTTGTCAGACATCCAGAACAGGCCGATGCCGTCGTCGACCGCTTGTCTCCCGAACACTTCTCCCATGAAACCCATCGGACCATTTACCGAGCGATCCTTGACAGCTACACCAAAACCGGTAGGGTGTCTTATACCCAGCTGTATCGCAGCCTCAGCCGAGAGGGCCACATTCCCGACCTGGAGACGGTGCTGATGGGACTGACTCAGGCCTTTATTAGTGTTGCGGAGTTAGCCCCCAGTGTTGAAATCCTGGTGGAGAAACGGGCCAAACGCAAACTGATGGAGGCCACGGAGCAGATTCAGCGGATGCTCCTCATCGATGAGGAGCTATCCCTGGAGGAATGCAAGTCCATGGCCCAGGAGCTGATCTTTGCCGCTACCCAGGCGGGGGCCGACGAGTCCGATGCCAAGGATCTGCTGGAAGTGCTGAACAAGTGTTTCTCCAATTTGCTGGAACGCCAGCAGGGAATCAGTACCTATGGGTTGTCGGTGCGATTTCCCTCCATCGATGCCTTCACTACAGGTTTTAAGAAGAAGGACTTAATCATTCTGGCGGCCCGTCCCAGTATGGGAAAGACCGCCTTGGCTTTGAACTTTGCCACCAATGTGGCTAAGCGGGACATTCCCGTCTTGATCTTTAGTTTGGAGATGGACGATGAGCAAATCGGTGACCGGATTGTCCTCAGTGAATTGATGCGATTTAGGCCCTCCGGTCAGGAGATTACCTCCTTTGATTACTCCACGAAACTTGATCCCGACCAGTTCGAAAAGGTGCAAAGCATCTATAACGAGCTGTACAGCTTGCCGATTAAGATCGTAGACCGCCGGGGCTTGACGGCTGCGGAGATCCGGGCCAAGGCCCGGCAGGTGAAGGCGGAGCTGCCGGAGTTGGGACTGATCATCATCGACTACCTACAGCTGATTAAACCTCCCCCGGGCTCCAACAAGAACTGGGCCCTGGTGGTCGGTGAGATTGTGCGGGAAATTCGGGATCTGGCGGGAGAATTGGATGTGCCGATTATCATGTTGTCCCAGCTCAATCGCGGCGTAGAGAGTCGAGACAATAAGCGCCCGATGATGTCGGACCTGCGGGATAGTGGAAACATCGAGGAATTTGCCGACGTGATTATGTTCCTGTATCGAGACGACTATTACTATCCTGAGCAAGCGGCAGAAAACGGGACCCAGGGACAGGTAGAGGTTATTTTCGCTAAGCAGCGGCGGGGTCCCACCGGTAAGGTCACCCTGCGGTTTATCAAGGAGTACACCAGGTTTGTGGAGGAGGCTCCCATCCCCGCGGGGGAGGCGGGCCCTCCCGTCAACTAAGGAGATGAGCAAAGCTGGAAGCCTTTGATGCTCGCGGCGATTTGGAGGCTTGTGGGATTAGTCTGCTGGCTGCCATTCACCGGTTGGAGCAGCAGGGGGTCCTCAGCCAGACCCAAGCGGAGCAATTGTCGGAGCTGTTGGAACAACTAGATCAGCTGACGATGGCCGAGATGCAAGAGCGCATCGAAGAGATTCTCGGGAGCTAATTCCCCTTTTGGGTCCTCAGGAAACATATGGACGAAAACCCAACATATATTGGTAGTTAGAGGTAGTCTCAGTAGGCAAGGGCAAAGGTGTTGCTCCTTGTCAACAAGGAGGTGATGGCGTGTCGACTCTATCGCTCCTGGTGCAGCGGTGGACCAAGGTTGTCGGGGTAGTTTTGGTATTGGGAATTATCGTAGCAATTACTTTGGTGGAAGCCAATATGGTCAATCGGGTGACGGTAGTAGTGGACGGTGAACCCGTGGAGGTCCGGACAGTCCGCACCACCGTGGCGGGGGTTTTGGATCAGATGGGTTTGGCCCCTCGGGTTTCCGACGGGGTGACACCGGCGCTCACGGAGACCATTGCCGATGGAGCCAGGATCGAAATCAATACCGCCTTTCCCGTCACCGTGACTACGGCGGAGTCCAGCTACCGGGTGCAAACTCCCGGCGGCACCGTTGCCAGTTTGCTGGATAAGCTGGGGATTGAGCTATCTGATCTGGACCGGGTAACTCCAGGGCTCTCCCACTTGGTTCAGCCCCGGGATGAAATTCGAGTGGTTCGGGTTAACAAGTCCCTGGTGACGGAGACGGAGCCCATCGCCTACGAGGTGCTGCGTTGGGCAGAGCCCAATCTGGAGAAGGGCAAGACGGCAATCCTGCGAGAGGGCCGAGAGGGAGTACGGGAGCTGGTGTATGAAGTTACCACCGAGGATGGTAAGGAAGTAGATCGGGTTCTGGTCTCCAACACCGTTGCCCAAGAACCCCGCAACAAGATCATCGGTATTGGTACTAAGATTGTGGTGCGGACGTTGATGACGGCCAACGGCCCCATTCGGTATACCGATGTCTTGGAGATGGAGGCCACGGCCTATTACCCGGGACCGGAAAGTACCGGTGTTTACGCGGACGGCATCACCGCCACGGGAGAAGTGGCGGGACACGGCATCGTCGCGGTGGACCCCAGAGTGATTCCCTTGGGGACCCGGTTGTTTATTCCCGGCTATGGGGTTGCCCTGGCCGCGGATGTCGGCGGAGCCATTAAGGGTCACCGCATTGATTTGTGCTTTGATACCTATCGGGAAGCCGTGCATTTTGGCAGAAGAATGCTGAAAGTATATGTCTTAGAATGAGTAGCTACAGGGCGGCGAAGTTAAGCGCGCCCTGTTTCTTCTATCCAGGAATTTGGAGAAAATAGCAGCGGATGTGATTTGTCGTGACCATCGAACTAACTAGTCCTACGCAGGTACTTCGTTTTCTCGAATCCCAGGGCATCCACCTCAAGCGAAGTCTGGGGCAAAACTTTTTGGTGGATGCCAATTATGTCCAGCGGATCCTAACGGCCGCGGACCTTGATCCCTCCGATACAGTGATCGAAATCGGACCGGGAGTGGGAGTGTTAACCCTCCAGCTGGCCCAGAGGGTCAAGAAGGTAATTTGCATTGAAGTGGACGGGGAGATGATTCAAGCCCTAAGGGCAGTACTGGCCGGGGTGGACAATGTCACCCTGGTGCATCGGGATGTGCTGCAGGTGGATTGGCCGGAGCTGTTGGCCCAGCAGGGGATTGATCGGTTTAAGGTGGTGGCCAACCTGCCCTACTACATCACCACACCGGTGCTGACGATGCTGTTGGAACAGGGCCTGCCGGTGACGGAGCTGGTGGTGATGGTGCAGCGGGAAGTGGCCCAGCGGATGGTAGCCAGCCCCGGTACCAAGGACTACGGTGCCTTTAGTGTCTTTACCCAGTTCTACAGCAGCCCCAGGATTGTGACCATCGTTCCGCCCACGGTATTCTTGCCGCCGCCGAAGGTGCATTCCGCGGTGGTGGCCCTAGATGTGGCCGGTCATCGGCTGCCCTTTGCCGTTGGCGATCCCAAGACCTTCTTTCAGATCGTCAGGGCTGCCTTCGGGCAAAGGCGAAAGATGCTGCGGCGGGCCCTGCGGGGGCTTCCCTGGCGGGAATTGACCCCGGAGGTTATTACCCAGTGGCTGGAAGCAGCCAACATCGAACCCACTCGCCGGGGGGAAACCCTCAGCCTAGAGGAATTTGCCCTTTTGAATCGCCTGTTGCCCCGTTATCTCAAGACAACTACATCCAAGAACAGTGAGGCCGACGACAATGATTCCCACTCACTTCATCAGTCCCGCCATCGGAAAAGTGACTTTGGCCCAGATGATGGAGAGCATCCAGAGCTACATTGAAGCGGAGCCCAAGGCGCAGTACAACATTATCATTGGAACCGATTCACTGTACAGTGAGAAGGCTACCTCCTTTGTCACCGCGATTATCGTCCATCGTTTGGGTAAAGGTGCCCGCTATTTCTACCACCGGGACACCGAATGGGTTGGTCCCAGCCTGAGGCAGCGCATTTTCCTTGAGGCCTCCCGCAGTCTAGCCGTTGGTGGTGCAGTGATGAACTACCTCGGTAAGACGGATCATGCCGACTTGAGTATCGAAATCCACTTAGATATCGGAACCAACGGTGATACCAAGGATCTCATCCGGGAGGTCGTCGGGATGGTGGTAGGCAGCGGGTTCGATGCCCGCATCAAGCCCGACTCCTTTGGCGCGTCCAAAGTGGCCGATCGATTTACCCGGTAAGCTGGGTTCATCTTCTTGCTTTGCTGGTTACTTAACTCTATACCCCTCATTCCAGCTACCCCTAGCTCCTTGCGGCAAAGTCCCGGTTCCCAGGCCGAGACTTTGCTCATAGGCTAGGGGTAGCATAGTATTTGTTTGCCGGACTGGATGCGGCGGCGTGGAGTCCTGAAGGTGCCTGAGAGCCAAGGGGCTCGACGATGAAAGGGGTAAGGACAGTGAAAGCGTTTATGATCTATAATGGCCGAACCGTGGGGAGGCGGGATATGGACTTTACCTGCGAGGGAATCCCCACCCTTTCCTTGCGCCATTGTGCAGAAGTGTCCGGGGCCACCATCCGGTGGAAGCCGCGTACCCAGCGGGTACAACTATCCTACTGTGGCCGTAAACTGGACCTTTCTGTCTCAACGGGGGATTTGGCATCGGGTTTCGCTCAGAACTGGATCGAAGTACCGATGTTAGCGGATTTTCTCCAGGTTAACTGGCGGTTAGAGGAAAACAACAAGCTCTTGTTGATGGGGCGAAGGGAAGAATCCTTGGCAGGTAAGCGGATCGTCGTCGATGTGGGACCGGGAGGCGATGACGAGGATCAAGGACTAACCAGCAGCAAGGACCAACAGCCAGATT
This genomic interval carries:
- a CDS encoding DUF348 domain-containing protein, whose amino-acid sequence is MSTLSLLVQRWTKVVGVVLVLGIIVAITLVEANMVNRVTVVVDGEPVEVRTVRTTVAGVLDQMGLAPRVSDGVTPALTETIADGARIEINTAFPVTVTTAESSYRVQTPGGTVASLLDKLGIELSDLDRVTPGLSHLVQPRDEIRVVRVNKSLVTETEPIAYEVLRWAEPNLEKGKTAILREGREGVRELVYEVTTEDGKEVDRVLVSNTVAQEPRNKIIGIGTKIVVRTLMTANGPIRYTDVLEMEATAYYPGPESTGVYADGITATGEVAGHGIVAVDPRVIPLGTRLFIPGYGVALAADVGGAIKGHRIDLCFDTYREAVHFGRRMLKVYVLE
- a CDS encoding DnaD domain protein; amino-acid sequence: MNSEWTWNVRQNTRQITVPESLLLDYKQRVGLDGVIVWIYLQLLSHTLQQGEAVDVLSWLQDQLEWDSFRVQQGFCLLVENNLVSVEGQTCTLLYPQEAPGDGMEQVPPDFPSEAAVLEGLPEGRLPQTNSGDLRREALEADVAAVVDVYEKRLGTLSPMQRAKLRFWLEAKGVAADVIAYAVDYVTKRNSLASLHTIEQQLRQWYVQGVRDFRGLLEILRTEEL
- the dnaB gene encoding replicative DNA helicase; this translates as MAVRPKDIEAPQEPLTDLSAERRVLGILVRHPEQADAVVDRLSPEHFSHETHRTIYRAILDSYTKTGRVSYTQLYRSLSREGHIPDLETVLMGLTQAFISVAELAPSVEILVEKRAKRKLMEATEQIQRMLLIDEELSLEECKSMAQELIFAATQAGADESDAKDLLEVLNKCFSNLLERQQGISTYGLSVRFPSIDAFTTGFKKKDLIILAARPSMGKTALALNFATNVAKRDIPVLIFSLEMDDEQIGDRIVLSELMRFRPSGQEITSFDYSTKLDPDQFEKVQSIYNELYSLPIKIVDRRGLTAAEIRAKARQVKAELPELGLIIIDYLQLIKPPPGSNKNWALVVGEIVREIRDLAGELDVPIIMLSQLNRGVESRDNKRPMMSDLRDSGNIEEFADVIMFLYRDDYYYPEQAAENGTQGQVEVIFAKQRRGPTGKVTLRFIKEYTRFVEEAPIPAGEAGPPVN
- the rsmA gene encoding 16S rRNA (adenine(1518)-N(6)/adenine(1519)-N(6))-dimethyltransferase RsmA, with translation MTIELTSPTQVLRFLESQGIHLKRSLGQNFLVDANYVQRILTAADLDPSDTVIEIGPGVGVLTLQLAQRVKKVICIEVDGEMIQALRAVLAGVDNVTLVHRDVLQVDWPELLAQQGIDRFKVVANLPYYITTPVLTMLLEQGLPVTELVVMVQREVAQRMVASPGTKDYGAFSVFTQFYSSPRIVTIVPPTVFLPPPKVHSAVVALDVAGHRLPFAVGDPKTFFQIVRAAFGQRRKMLRRALRGLPWRELTPEVITQWLEAANIEPTRRGETLSLEEFALLNRLLPRYLKTTTSKNSEADDNDSHSLHQSRHRKSDFGPDDGEHPELH
- a CDS encoding D-alanine--D-alanine ligase, which encodes MARKIRIGVVFGGRSGEHEVSLTSARSVLKYLDRERYEVIPIGIDKAGRWLMGEGALPALESRLDTDLLPVSLLPDPTSQKLVSIDEAKISEVIQEELDVIFPVLHGTYGEDGSIQGLFELANIAYVGAGVTASAVAMDKAMTKALLEAHGLPQLPYLVVLRWQWETQPEEVLARVKEELGFPCFVKPANLGSSVGISKAHDRESLEAAINLACQFDRKLVIEQGAPPSREVECAVLGNDHPKASVLGEIVPDREFYDYAAKYEDSDSQLIIPARISEKATEEVRNLALQVYKAVDCAGMARVDFFVGIEDEKVYVNEINTIPGFTPISMFPKLWEVSGLSYPQLLDRLVELALERHQDKQRNRTSYLD